TCTAACTTTAGTAAGCCGCGAAATTTGCTAATCGCCTCTTTGGCTGCTTTTATTTCTGCTTTGTGGGTGCTTGAATCCTTACCTTCACCATACATGATCCCGCCTGCATAAAGACTTACTGTATGAAGGTTCTTTTGTCGATCATAGGTTCTTTCGTAATGGATTTTCATATTCAATCCTGTTGAGTGAATAATTTCTTGGAAAATTGACTTATAATCAGTGTTTTCAGTTAATTGACCTTTTTGGTAATAACCTATGATCGTATAATTTAAGATCTTTCTTACTGCATACTCACCTTGATCTAAATACATAGCTCCAATAAATGCTTCAAAGATATCTTCAAGGATCTTTGGTGATAAAGGAGCAATCTTTAATCCCTCACCAACCCTAATATAATTAATTAGTTCTAATTGGGTAGCTGCTTTAATCAGTGTATTAGATTGAATGATCTTTATACGATCTTTAGTCATTTCACCTTCAGATGAATCTGAATGGTTAAATAAATACTCTGCAACTATCTTATTAATGATTGCATCACCTAAGAACTCTAATCTTTGATAGTTGTATTTTAAATGCATCTCATTAGCGTATGAGTTGTGTGTTAGCGCTTCTTCATAAAGTCCAATGTTGTTTGTCACAACTTTGAATTTCTTTAATAATAATTCAAGATCTTTATCTTCATAGTTAGCATAAACAATAAGTTTGTCATCATCAAGATTACTATTAAAGCCAAGACGATTCTTTTCTTTTAAATCAGCATAAATGACTGGGTAATTATCTTTAATGTAATTGCTGATCTTAACAATCTGTTGGTCAGAGATATTTTTATTTATTAATGGAATGTTGTTAGATTCGTTTTTTGAATCTTCTTTTTTTTTATTGTTGTTGTTTGGGTTTAAGTTTTCTTGTTTTTGGTTTGCTTCTGACTTTTTTTTATTGTTATCGTTTTCTGACTTATCAACAGAATTTTTTTGATTATTGTTATTAGTTTTTTGTTGATTATTGTTCAAATTTACCGCTTTAATTTGCTGATTTTTATTTTCTTTCGGTTGCTTTTTTTTAGTTTGATCTTGTTTTTGTTGGTTGGTTTTAACTTCTAATTTTTTTACTTGTTTATTAGACTCTTGTGGTTGTGAATTTTCAGCTTTCTTAGCTTTAACTTTTTTAGAATCTTCTTTTTGAGTAGGTTTTGGTTGGTTACTTGTAAAATTGGGAGTAAAAGGTAATTCTACAATCGTGCTCTTAGATAATTTTGATTGGTTTAAAGGTTTTGTTGGTTGTTTATTATCGCCCTTATTACCAGCATTGTTCTTGTTGTGATTTTTTTGATTATTTACAAAATTATTATATGGTTTTTTAACTTCTTTTTGGTTATTATTTTTAGCAGCTACATTTGGCTGTTGCGGCTTATCTTTTTTATTGGGATTTTGCTTTAAATTAGGAGCAATTAAATTATTTTGTTTTAATGTTTCAAAAGTTCTCTTAATAATTAAATTTATAGCTGTTTTTGCCGTAGATTTTTCAGAATTAGGGATAGCCTTTACTTGATTATTAGCTGCTGGTTTTTGCTTTCAATTCTCTGGTTTTTTGTTATTTTGGAAGTTGTTATTATTCCCTTTTTGTTTTTTGTTTTTATTAGCTTTTTTCTTAGCTTGCTTATTATTATTTTGTTTCTTAGAATTATTGTTTACAACTTCATCTGATCTGATTTTTTTAGCTTCCTTAGCTTGGATTTCTCTAATCTTCTTTTCATAATCAGGATCATTTAACGGCACGGGTTTTTCTGTGTGCTTTCTTCCAGTAACACCTAATTGATGTAAAAATTTACTAGATTTAGGCGTCATCTTAAACATCCGCGGTGTCGGCTTGTCTTTAAGTTCTTCGGTTTTATCTTTATTATTTTTTTTAAAATTATTTGGTTTTTTGATCTTCTTTTTAGTATTTTTCTCTAAATTTTCCATATAAGAAATAGCATTAATGCTTTTTGTATAAATCTTAAATAAGTTGGATTAGAATTTACTAATTAATTTAATTCAAAAAAGTCGAACATTCTTTTGTGATTTTTTCAATTAAATTATTTAATAAACTTTCGTGCGCTAAACGAATTGTTGAATAAAATTGTTTAGCATCAGCTGATCCGTGAGTTTTTAAAACTAATTTGTTTAGTCCTAACACGACAGCACCAGCATTATTTTTATAATCAAATGTTTTAGTAATTTGATAAATAACGTTCGCTGAGAACAAAGCTCCCAGTGGGTTTATTTTATAATTTTTCTTTAAAATTTTACCAACAGATTTCAGTGCTCCTTCTAATGATTTAAGCACTAAATTACCAGAGTAACCATCACTAACTAATAGGTCGCATTCACCTTTAATCAATCCACGTGGTTCGATAAACCCTAAAAAATCTACGGTCTTATCATTTTCTAATAGGTTGTAAACAACTTGGTGGTATTCAAATCCCTTATTTTTTTCAGCCCCAATATTAAGCACACCTAATCGAGGTTGATAATTAAAAACACTAGTAATAAACGTATTAGCCATCTTACCTAGATAATACAGTTCTTCACCAAGATATTCTTTATTAGCACCAACATCTAAGAATCAGAATCCCCTTTTGGTGACTGTTGGCACATATGACATGAATCCCACTTTAATCTTATGGTGGATCTTGCCGATTAAATTGTATGTTAAAGCAACATAAGCACTTGATGATCCAGCTGATATAATGGTGTCAACTTCGTTGTTTTTTAATAGTTCAATCGTTAGGTACATTGAACTATCTTTTTTGCGATAAGCAGTTAAAACCGAATCGCTCATACCAATCTCATTTGTAGTATGAACGATTCGATAATTCAAGTATTTCTTATTTTCAACAAGCGGTCGGATCTGATTTTCATCACCAACCAAAACAAAGGATAAGTCTTTGTGCTTTTTTGCGTATTTAATTACTGCTTTAACAGCTTCACTAACTGAGTTTTCAAAACCCATACAATCAACCGCGATCCTAAACATTATTGCACACCTATGTAATATTGATATAGTTTTTGTGATCCGTTGATCGCTTCACAATAGATTCCAAACTTCTCTGAGATCAGTTTGACGATCGTTCTTACTTCTGAACTTGAAGTGTTCTTACCATAGATGATTAAAACTAGTTCGGGTTTTTTTACTTCATCGATCAGTTGGGCTACTGTATCTAGTAAACATTTGTAAATATCGCTATCACTGACGATAATTTTTTTTTTCATTACCCCAATGTAATCACCTTTGTGAACTTGGAGATGAGGATATTTAATGTTTTTTACTGATGTTGAGATGAAAGCTGATCCCGTTGATTTAATTATCTTATGTAAAACTTTAACGTTACTTTTTAAGCTATCAGAACGCATGTAACCACTGATCGCGCTTAGTGCTTCAATGAAGTTTTGACATGAGATCAATTCGCAATTAATATGTTTTTTTAATAATGCGATCGCTTCTTTAGCTGATAATAATAAATTCGTATCATCAACAACGATAATCACATTCTTAGATTTAACACTGTAGATATTCTTAACGAAATCTTTGATCGTAGGATTACCTGTAGCTGAAGTATCAATAAACTGATCAACATCATAGTTTTGCACGATCATCTTACCAAGAACTCTTGAAGGAACAGTGGCAATAATAGCTGTTTCAGTCTTAAAGTCCTTAATCTTAGATAGATCAATATCCATTAAAAGATCGATCGGTTTGTTTGCTAATTGACCCAGGTTACTATCATCTTGCTTACGTTCAGTAACCTGTTTGTTCATATTTTCGATCTTAACTTTTAAGAACTCACCATAAGGTTGAGCATGTTTTAAGACCAAATCAGGTGTTAAAGTGTGAGCGTGAAGCTTCACGATCCCTTCTTCTTTATCGTTGATTAAAACTAAAGATTCAACGTCTTTACTAATCTCTTTCTTAAACTTTTCTTCGTTAAATTTGATCTTAGTTTGATCATCTTTTGCTTTTAGTCCAAGTTTTAATAAGAACTCCGTACAATAACCGTGCCCTTCTTCAACTAGTTCTTGTTCAGCTTTAGATGATAAAGCTTTCTTATTAACGAACTGCTTATCATTATTAAGTCTAGAAAAATCCTTAGTCAGTTCAGTCAACATTCCTTCTAGGAATGAAACTAAACCAAACCCGCCAGAATCAACAACATTAGCTGACTTTAATGCTGGTAACATTTTGGGGGTTTGCTTTAGAGCATCTTTAGCAAACTCAGTTGCCAACTCAAATAATTGTTCAACTGAACTGATCTCATCTTGTTTTTGCACAAGCTGATCTGCTGTTAATCTAACTACAGTTAAGATCGTCCCTTCAACCGGAGATTGGATCACACTATAAGCAACTTCTTTAGCTTCTTTAAACGAATTGATTAACTGCTTAATCCCAACTTCATCACCATCAGGTAATGATTTGGTAAACCCTTTAATGATCTGGCTAAAAATCACCCCCGAGTTCCCACAAGCGTTCATAAAAAGCCCAGTCGCAAATACCTTGCCCAAGCTTTGTAATGAATTAAACTCTAGATCACTAATCGCATCCACACCACCTTTAGTAGTGATCTTCATATTTGTTCCCGTATCACCATCAGGTACGGGGAAAACATTTAGGTTATTAATGTATTCATAACGATTAAAAATCACATTATAACCTTCAATGAACATCGATTGAAGTTGCTTGGTAGTTAATGTATCTGAAGCCATAAAAAAATCTATCCTTTAATTTCTTTAATAATTACATTGATAAAATACGGATGATGATCATCCCAGCGCGACAATTCATAATAGATCATGCTTTGAGCCATTAAACATACCTGATAGGGTCTAATGCCTAGCTTGCAAACAACTGTAATCGTAATTGTGTCCTCATCGAT
The nucleotide sequence above comes from Mycoplasmoides gallisepticum. Encoded proteins:
- the rnc gene encoding ribonuclease III, with translation MENLEKNTKKKIKKPNNFKKNNKDKTEELKDKPTPRMFKMTPKSSKFLHQLGVTGRKHTEKPVPLNDPDYEKKIREIQAKEAKKIRSDEVVNNNSKKQNNNKQAKKKANKNKKQKGNNNNFQNNKKPENWKQKPAANNQVKAIPNSEKSTAKTAINLIIKRTFETLKQNNLIAPNLKQNPNKKDKPQQPNVAAKNNNQKEVKKPYNNFVNNQKNHNKNNAGNKGDNKQPTKPLNQSKLSKSTIVELPFTPNFTSNQPKPTQKEDSKKVKAKKAENSQPQESNKQVKKLEVKTNQQKQDQTKKKQPKENKNQQIKAVNLNNNQQKTNNNNQKNSVDKSENDNNKKKSEANQKQENLNPNNNNKKKEDSKNESNNIPLINKNISDQQIVKISNYIKDNYPVIYADLKEKNRLGFNSNLDDDKLIVYANYEDKDLELLLKKFKVVTNNIGLYEEALTHNSYANEMHLKYNYQRLEFLGDAIINKIVAEYLFNHSDSSEGEMTKDRIKIIQSNTLIKAATQLELINYIRVGEGLKIAPLSPKILEDIFEAFIGAMYLDQGEYAVRKILNYTIIGYYQKGQLTENTDYKSIFQEIIHSTGLNMKIHYERTYDRQKNLHTVSLYAGGIMYGEGKDSSTHKAEIKAAKEAISKFRGLLKLEK
- the plsX gene encoding phosphate acyltransferase PlsX, yielding MWSDQRITKTISILHRCAIMFRIAVDCMGFENSVSEAVKAVIKYAKKHKDLSFVLVGDENQIRPLVENKKYLNYRIVHTTNEIGMSDSVLTAYRKKDSSMYLTIELLKNNEVDTIISAGSSSAYVALTYNLIGKIHHKIKVGFMSYVPTVTKRGFWFLDVGANKEYLGEELYYLGKMANTFITSVFNYQPRLGVLNIGAEKNKGFEYHQVVYNLLENDKTVDFLGFIEPRGLIKGECDLLVSDGYSGNLVLKSLEGALKSVGKILKKNYKINPLGALFSANVIYQITKTFDYKNNAGAVVLGLNKLVLKTHGSADAKQFYSTIRLAHESLLNNLIEKITKECSTFLN
- a CDS encoding DAK2 domain-containing protein, whose protein sequence is MASDTLTTKQLQSMFIEGYNVIFNRYEYINNLNVFPVPDGDTGTNMKITTKGGVDAISDLEFNSLQSLGKVFATGLFMNACGNSGVIFSQIIKGFTKSLPDGDEVGIKQLINSFKEAKEVAYSVIQSPVEGTILTVVRLTADQLVQKQDEISSVEQLFELATEFAKDALKQTPKMLPALKSANVVDSGGFGLVSFLEGMLTELTKDFSRLNNDKQFVNKKALSSKAEQELVEEGHGYCTEFLLKLGLKAKDDQTKIKFNEEKFKKEISKDVESLVLINDKEEGIVKLHAHTLTPDLVLKHAQPYGEFLKVKIENMNKQVTERKQDDSNLGQLANKPIDLLMDIDLSKIKDFKTETAIIATVPSRVLGKMIVQNYDVDQFIDTSATGNPTIKDFVKNIYSVKSKNVIIVVDDTNLLLSAKEAIALLKKHINCELISCQNFIEALSAISGYMRSDSLKSNVKVLHKIIKSTGSAFISTSVKNIKYPHLQVHKGDYIGVMKKKIIVSDSDIYKCLLDTVAQLIDEVKKPELVLIIYGKNTSSSEVRTIVKLISEKFGIYCEAINGSQKLYQYYIGVQ